The Candidatus Methylacidiphilales bacterium DNA segment GGCATGATAACCATTTTCCAACCAACTCCAACAAGAAGTGGGGCAACATGCGTTTTATCAAATTTTAAGTTTAATTGAAGTCCAATTCCAAACATACCTATAGGGATAATACTAGCCGCAATAAATGAAATAGCAGGTGTGAGTATAGATGGGATGGGCGCGTACTTTGAAATAAATACAGAATAAATAAATGCAATAAATGGGGGAAATAAAAATATCTTAAGAATAAATCTTACACGACTCTGATTAATGTTTGTTTGTTTAAAAAACATTATTTGTAATGGAATAATGAGACTAACGAAGAAAAAGGTAACTAACTGATCATAGAGTACTGCATAAAATTGAAATTCGACTGGAAAAAATTGCTTTGTAAGCGGCAACCCAAAATATCCAGTATTTCCAGTGCTACATAACACGGTGATAACAAAAACAACTTCATACTGCCATTGGAAATACTTGCCTAATTTTTTAAGGCATTGAAAAGTAATAAAAATCCATAGCCAAGGAACAAGAATAAATAAAAAAATCTGATAGGTTAGATCGTGAATTGGTGGCATAAGCAAAATAATGCAAGGAAACCCAATATTAATTATTCCACGGCTCAAAAACATCCCCATATTATCACTATTGGATATATAATTTCTAAGCACAATTCCGCAGGAAAGTGCGATAATAATCTCAAGAAAAACACTCATTAATTGGCACATTTTAATTGATTTTTCAGCTATAATATCCTACTTAGCAAAATGGCAAATACCAAATCAGCAGAAAAACAAGCCCGTCAAGCAATCAAACGGCATAAATTTAATCAATCGCACCGTTCCTTAATGCGAAACTCTATTAAAAAATTGCTTATAGCAATTGATCAGAGTGCTAAATCAAAGGATGTAACCCAATCTAATAAACTCTTTCGTGAGCTACAATCTATTGTTGATTCTCTAGCTAGAAAGGGTATTATTAAACCTAATAAGGCTGCAAGACATAAACATCGTCTTAACCTTAAAATTAAAAACATAGCACTTAAGAAGTAAATTACTCTAGTACTAAGTTATCTCGGTGAATTAGTTCAGAATCCCCTTCATAGCCAAGAATGCTTGCAATCTGATTACTTGGTTTCTGTAAAATTTTTATGGTTTCTTCAATACTGTAATTTGATATTCCTCGAGCAATAACTGCTCCATCTATATTTACACACAAAACCACTTCGCCTCGTTGAAAATTACCCGTACAATTAACTACCCCTACAGGTAAAAGGCTTTTTTTTAGTTCTGTGATTGCTGATACAGCACCTCCATCTAATATTACAGTGCCGTTTGCCTTTAGTTGCGCCCTAATCCAATGTTTTCTAGCAGTATCAGCTAGCTCCGAATTGTAAAGCACCGTACCAATTGGAGCGCCAGAGATAATTTGTTTTATGATTTCTCTTCTTTTACCATGCGCTATAACTGTTTGGGTAGCCGATCGAGAAGCCAATCTAGCAGCCAACACTTTTGATTTCATGCCACCTCGTCCAAGCGCGCCTTCCTTCCCTGCGTATGATAAAAGCAAGGTGTCATTAACCGGTGCATGCTGAATGAGCTCTGCGTTAGGATTTAACTTAGGATTTTCTTTATATAATCCTTCTTGATCGCTGAGCAGTATCAATACTTCTGCCCCAATGAGGTTGCAAATAAGCGCAGACAAGGTATCATTATCGCCAAAGCGAATTTCGTCAATGGTAACCGTATCATTTTCATTGACAATAGGAATAACTTGCATCGCTAGTAATGTTTCAAAAGTGGAACGAGCATTTAAGTACCTCGCTCGATCGTCTAAGTCTGCATGGGTAAGTAGAATTTGAGCACAGGTGAGTCCTACCTTTGCAAAAACATGGTCATAAATATTCATTAATCCACTTTGACCTATTGCAGCTAACGCTTGTAATTCAAGAACTTTAGTAGGTCTTTTAGACAGCTTCATTCTCGCCATTCCTACTGAGACTGCTCCAGAAGAGACGAGTACTATATCCTTGCCTGCTGCACGTAGCGAAGCGATATCTGAGGTCCACTGTTCAATCAATTCTGAATCTATTCCCGTTCCTTGTGCTGAGACAAGATTTGATCCTACCTTAATTACTATTCTTTTTGCAATAGCAAAATGATTTCTAATTTGTTCAATCATACTTGTTTAATCACTTCTTCCATTAACTCATTACAACCTTTGCCAGTAATTGCGACAGTAGAAACCACACCTTGATAGTGTGGGTTTTGCATTAGGATACTATCAATTAATTCCTGTGGGTTTTGTGTTTCAACACAATCGACTTTGTTCAAGGCAATAATTCTTGGTTTTTGCAATAAAGAAATATCATATTGCGCTAACTCATGCTCAACCACGAGTATATCTTGAAGTAATGTTGTTGAGGATGCATCTAATACATGTACCAGCACCCGACATCTAGTCGTGTGTTTTAAAAATTGGATACCCAATCCTACTCCTTGTGATGCCCCAGCAATTAATCCCGGTAAATCTGCTAATACATATTCCTTTTCACCGTGATGGATCCAAAGACCAAGCTCAGGGTACAAAGTAGTAAATGGATAGTTTCCAACTTTTGTTGCGGATCTAGTAAGAAATCGTAAAAGTGAAGACTTACCAACATTGGGCAAGCCAATAAAACCAACATCAGCGAGGATTTTTAACTGCAATTGTAATACGCGCTCTTCACCTAGTTTACCTTTGCTTGACTGTCTTGGGGCTCTATTTACAGAACTTTTGAATCTTGCATTTCCGATTCCATGCCAACCACCCTGGCAAACAATCGCCTGTTGGTTATGATTAATAATATCAGCAATGAGCTCTTCTGTTTCTTTGGCGTAAACCTGAGTTCCAACCGGCACTTTAATAAATAAATCGTTTCCAGATTTACCACGCCTAAGTGCGCCCGATCCAGAATGCCCCGATTCTGCTTCAAATATTGTTTGATTTCTAAAATCTAGGAGAGTTGAAATATTTTCATCGCCTAATACAAAAACCGACCCCCCATCACCACCATCGCCGCCATCTGGACCACCGAATGGCACAAACTTCTCTCTACGAAAACTTACCACTCCATTGCCACCGTGACCAGCTCGCACGGTAATGACTGCCTCATCTACAAATTTCATTAATTTTACCCTACCAAGTAGGTGCGAAGCGTCAAGCTACACTTGAGCTAGTACTGAAACGGTGCGATTTCTTCTGGCTGAACGGATAGAAAATTCCACTTCACCATCACACAGAGCAAACAAGGTGTGGTCTTTTCCAATGCCTACATTTATACCTGGATGAAACTGGGTGCCACGCTGTCTAACTAAAATATTGCCCGCAATTACTCTTTGACCTGCGAAGCGTTTAATACCTAATCGTTTAGATTCCGACTCTCTTCCATTTGCGGTCGAACCGCCTGCTTTTTTTTGTGCCATAGTATTATCTCCGAATTCCGTTATGCTTTAGAAATAGCAGTTATCGCGACCTCAGTATATTTTTGACGATGTCCTGCTCGTCTTTGGTAGTGTTTTCTCCTTTTAAATTTAATGATTTCAATTTTTTTAGCTCTTCCTTGTGATCTAATTTTCCCGGTAACAATTGCGCCTTGAACATGGGGGGAACCAATTAAAACCTCATCCCCATTCTTAAGAAGTAAGACTTTATCAAAAACCACATCTTGGTTTTCAGGTAGATCAATTTTCTCAACTCGAAGTAAAGTTCCAACTGATACAAGGTACTGCCTTCCACCTGTTGCGATAACTGCGTTTTGCACGATAACTGGGTTCTGCATAGGGCAATCATTATAACATGCTAAAGGTATAAAATGAAACCATGGATGTATTAACAAATGCACTGCAGCAAGTAGACCAAATCATTATAAACTCGTTGACCAGTAATGTTAAACTTATTAATGATGTCTCTAAATATATTTTTGAGCTAAAAGGAAAACGGGTTAGGACAAAACTTGCACTTTTAGCTGGGTTGCTTTTTAACCCCATTTCTAACCAATCGTTACTTAACGCTAGTGCCATTGAGTTACTTCATACCGCCACGCTATTACATGACGATGTCATAGATGAATCTACAGTACGAAGAAAGCGAAAAACCACGAATGATATATGGGGTAATAGCGCAGCAGTATTGTCAGGAGATTATCTATACGCAATAGCCTTTACATTACTTATCAAAACAAACTCTTTACACACTCTAAAAATTGTTTCAGATAGTGCGAAAAACATTACTGAGGCAGAAGTATTACAACTTAGTATGATTAAAAACTTTTCACTTCAAGAGAAAAGCTATCTAGAAATAATAGCGGGGAAAACAGCAGCCTTATTTTCAGCTAGCATGCAGTCAGGAGCACACCTTGGACAGTGTAACAAAGAACAAGAAGAGCTATGTGCGCAATTTGGTTACCGTCTTGGGTTAGCTTTTCAATTAATTGACGATTGTCTTGATTATTGTGGCACTACTGAAACTTGGACTAAAAACACTGGTGATGATTTGTCTGAAGGTAAAATAACCCTACCTCTCATCTATTTTTTACAAGACGCAACACCTTCGCACTGTAACAAAATACTAGCGCTACTACAATCTCACGACCCTGCCACAATTAAAAATGATCCATATTTTAATGAAGTTGTGCACGAAGTTTCAGTAAGCGCAGCTATTAAAAAGACATACACCAAAGCTGAAAATTATATTTCTAGCGCAATGGAAGTGCTTATGTGTTTACCTGATACCACTTCTCGATCGGAGCTATCAAAACTAGCTAGCGAATCAATTAAAAGAGTGTTTTAGTAACTCACCTGAATAATAATTTTACCCTTCGCTCTATTTGTCTCACAATAAAGATGCGCCTCTTCAAATTCTTCAAAATTAAATACGGTATCTATAACTGGTTTGATGTGTAATGATTCAACTTTACTTACAATCTGTTGTAATATACTTGCCGAAGGTAAACTACTAATTGATTTATAAATAATATTGGGGTATTTTTTCTGGTAAGCTGAGTCTTGGGGTGGTTCTATAGAAATATACTTCCCTTTATCCTTAACAACTCTAGATGCTGTATCCAGATAAGCGCCGCCAATGGTGTCAATTACTAAATCAACGTCTTTAATTGAAGTCGCTAAATCTTCTATATCATAAGCAATCGCCACGCTCGCGCCTAACTCTTTAATCATAGCCACATTGGCACTTGAGCAAACTCCAATAGTCATATTGACTTTATAGCTGGCGATTTGCACTGCTAAACTTCCAACTCCACCTGACGCGCCTATGATTAATACCTTTTCATTGCCCTCTAATTGTCCGAGATCTATCAAACTCCGCCATGCTGCAATACCTGCAGTCGGCAATGAAGCGGCTTGAAGATGGTTAATATTTTTAGGTTTTTTTACGAGATGGTCTTGATGTACTGCAACATACTCAGCGTAAGTTCCTGATTTCTCAATTGGATTTCTTCCAAAAACAAGATCCCCAACACGAAAATTTTCCACACTAGCACCAACAGAAACCACTTCTCCAGAAAAATCCAAACCAAGTATAAAAGGAAAACTTATTGATATTTGCTCTCTAAGAAAACCATTCCTAATTTTTAAATCGAATTGGTTAACTGAGGTAGCGTAAACTTTGACCAAAACTTCATTATCACTAATAGTTGGTATTACCACTTCTTTAATTTGCAAAACTTCATGGTTACCATAGCTATTTATAGCAATAGCCCTCATTTTTTGTCTCCTAAGTATTTGATTTAATTACATATTATTATAATTTAATTACATGTGTTTTTTAGGTGTAAATAGGCCGAGTTTCAGTATAATGTGCAAAAGTAACTATACGGAGTGTGGCTCAGCCTGGTAGAGCGCTGCGTTCGGGACGCAGAAGTCGGAGGTTCAAATCCTCTCACTCCGATCAAAGATACTCTAACAATCTTGCGACAAGTTTGTGGTATTATAATATATAAATATGGATCAGGGCAAAATAAACAGCATTCTTAACTCATTCAGGGATGGTTTTAACTCAGAAGAAAGCGGCGTGCCTTATGACCCCAACTTAACTAAATCACTTCAAAGCGATCATGAATTGCTTTCAGCTTCACTTAAAGATATTGAAAAAGCAATTGAATCATTGAATTTTCAGAAAATTGAGTATGTCATCAAGAATCAATTTAAGCCAGTCCTCGTCAAGCACTTAATCACAGAAAGTGTAAAGCTCTACACCTATCTATCACTCCATATAAAACCCTCTAGTGAGGAATATCCTTATATCACTAAAGTAAGAAAGAAAATGTACGATATTGGGCATTTAACCTTCAGATTTACGACGAGATTTTCTGATAGTAAGTTAATTGAACAAGAATGGGATGAGTTCTTAAAACAATTTGAAGAAGTTAGTTCAATTCTTTCAATTAGAATTGATGAAGAAGAACACACACTATATAGTTTATACGAGAAGTATAAAAACTAACCACTTTCTGATAGGTCCTGTTGGTAACTAATTCTAACCAAACAATTTCTTTTCCTCTCATTTCTAAAGGCAAAGTTAGAGACCTCTATGAGATAAGTTCTGACTCTCTGCTTATCGTAGCAAG contains these protein-coding regions:
- the cgtA gene encoding Obg family GTPase CgtA — translated: MKFVDEAVITVRAGHGGNGVVSFRREKFVPFGGPDGGDGGDGGSVFVLGDENISTLLDFRNQTIFEAESGHSGSGALRRGKSGNDLFIKVPVGTQVYAKETEELIADIINHNQQAIVCQGGWHGIGNARFKSSVNRAPRQSSKGKLGEERVLQLQLKILADVGFIGLPNVGKSSLLRFLTRSATKVGNYPFTTLYPELGLWIHHGEKEYVLADLPGLIAGASQGVGLGIQFLKHTTRCRVLVHVLDASSTTLLQDILVVEHELAQYDISLLQKPRIIALNKVDCVETQNPQELIDSILMQNPHYQGVVSTVAITGKGCNELMEEVIKQV
- a CDS encoding polyprenyl synthetase family protein is translated as MDVLTNALQQVDQIIINSLTSNVKLINDVSKYIFELKGKRVRTKLALLAGLLFNPISNQSLLNASAIELLHTATLLHDDVIDESTVRRKRKTTNDIWGNSAAVLSGDYLYAIAFTLLIKTNSLHTLKIVSDSAKNITEAEVLQLSMIKNFSLQEKSYLEIIAGKTAALFSASMQSGAHLGQCNKEQEELCAQFGYRLGLAFQLIDDCLDYCGTTETWTKNTGDDLSEGKITLPLIYFLQDATPSHCNKILALLQSHDPATIKNDPYFNEVVHEVSVSAAIKKTYTKAENYISSAMEVLMCLPDTTSRSELSKLASESIKRVF
- the proB gene encoding glutamate 5-kinase — encoded protein: MIEQIRNHFAIAKRIVIKVGSNLVSAQGTGIDSELIEQWTSDIASLRAAGKDIVLVSSGAVSVGMARMKLSKRPTKVLELQALAAIGQSGLMNIYDHVFAKVGLTCAQILLTHADLDDRARYLNARSTFETLLAMQVIPIVNENDTVTIDEIRFGDNDTLSALICNLIGAEVLILLSDQEGLYKENPKLNPNAELIQHAPVNDTLLLSYAGKEGALGRGGMKSKVLAARLASRSATQTVIAHGKRREIIKQIISGAPIGTVLYNSELADTARKHWIRAQLKANGTVILDGGAVSAITELKKSLLPVGVVNCTGNFQRGEVVLCVNIDGAVIARGISNYSIEETIKILQKPSNQIASILGYEGDSELIHRDNLVLE
- the rpmA gene encoding 50S ribosomal protein L27 produces the protein MAQKKAGGSTANGRESESKRLGIKRFAGQRVIAGNILVRQRGTQFHPGINVGIGKDHTLFALCDGEVEFSIRSARRNRTVSVLAQV
- the rpsT gene encoding 30S ribosomal protein S20; amino-acid sequence: MANTKSAEKQARQAIKRHKFNQSHRSLMRNSIKKLLIAIDQSAKSKDVTQSNKLFRELQSIVDSLARKGIIKPNKAARHKHRLNLKIKNIALKK
- the rplU gene encoding 50S ribosomal protein L21, whose protein sequence is MQNPVIVQNAVIATGGRQYLVSVGTLLRVEKIDLPENQDVVFDKVLLLKNGDEVLIGSPHVQGAIVTGKIRSQGRAKKIEIIKFKRRKHYQRRAGHRQKYTEVAITAISKA
- a CDS encoding AEC family transporter; its protein translation is MSVFLEIIIALSCGIVLRNYISNSDNMGMFLSRGIINIGFPCIILLMPPIHDLTYQIFLFILVPWLWIFITFQCLKKLGKYFQWQYEVVFVITVLCSTGNTGYFGLPLTKQFFPVEFQFYAVLYDQLVTFFFVSLIIPLQIMFFKQTNINQSRVRFILKIFLFPPFIAFIYSVFISKYAPIPSILTPAISFIAASIIPIGMFGIGLQLNLKFDKTHVAPLLVGVGWKMVIMPISIFIMYSFFQIPTNQRDIGVFQALMPPSISGYFFIYSAGIAPKFATSLVIICIFVMMISVPIYILSIL
- a CDS encoding NADP-dependent oxidoreductase, which produces MRAIAINSYGNHEVLQIKEVVIPTISDNEVLVKVYATSVNQFDLKIRNGFLREQISISFPFILGLDFSGEVVSVGASVENFRVGDLVFGRNPIEKSGTYAEYVAVHQDHLVKKPKNINHLQAASLPTAGIAAWRSLIDLGQLEGNEKVLIIGASGGVGSLAVQIASYKVNMTIGVCSSANVAMIKELGASVAIAYDIEDLATSIKDVDLVIDTIGGAYLDTASRVVKDKGKYISIEPPQDSAYQKKYPNIIYKSISSLPSASILQQIVSKVESLHIKPVIDTVFNFEEFEEAHLYCETNRAKGKIIIQVSY